TCGGGCCCATCCTGTCGGTAACCACGTTCGAAACGTTGGCGGAAGCCGTGAAGCTGGCCAACGACACCAATTATGGCCTCACCGCTTCGGTTTATACCGGCAGTCTGCGCAAGGCGATCAAGCTGTCGCGCGAAATCCGGGCAGGCCTGGTCACCGTCAACTGCTTCGGCGAAGGTGACGCCTCGACGCCCTTCGGCGGCTACAAGGAATCGGGTTTTGGCGGCCGCGACAAGTCGATCTTCGCCCACGACAACTACTGTGAACTGAAGACGATCTGGATCGATATCTCCGAGCGCTCCGTGGACGAGACGATCCGATGATCACCAAGTCCGTCAAGCGCTTGCCTTTTGAAAACGGCGTCTCGGGCTGGGAGGCGATCAGCAAGCGACCGTTTCCAGTCCGGAGCCTGGAAGGCAACGTGACCGCGGACTGGTTGGTGATCGGCGCGGGCTTCGCGGGATTGTCCGCGGCCCGCCGCCTGAAAGAGCGTCGTCCACAGGACAAGGTCGTCATCCTTGAGGCTAGTGAATTGGGGAAAGGCACTTCGGGACGAAACTCGGGCTTCATGATCGACGTCCCGCACAACCTCTCGTCCAGTGAATATTCAAGCGGCAGCGTCGATGCCACACAGATGGAGATGGCGCAGAACCGCTCCGCGATCGCCTTTGCAGCGCAAGCGGCCGATGAATACGAAATGCCCCGCGAGACCTTCGATCCCTCGGGCAAGATCAATGCTGCCGCAACCGCGCGCGGCATGAAGCTGAACATGGCGTTCGGGCAATCGCTGAAGGGTGCGGGCGAGAAGCATGTGTTTCTCGACGCCCGTGAAATGCGCGACATCACCGGGTCGGACTATTATCTGAGCGGGCTCTACACGCCCGGCGCGGTCCTCATCCAGCCGGCCGACTATATCCGCAGCTTCGCCGCCGGGCTGTCGGAAAGCGTCGATGTGTACGAGCGCTCGCCCGTGACCGGGTTGAAGCGCGAGGGCGGAACCTGGACTGCCATTTCGTTGCGCGGAACGGTCACGGCCCCCAGGGTC
The Rhizobium lentis DNA segment above includes these coding regions:
- a CDS encoding NAD(P)/FAD-dependent oxidoreductase produces the protein MITKSVKRLPFENGVSGWEAISKRPFPVRSLEGNVTADWLVIGAGFAGLSAARRLKERRPQDKVVILEASELGKGTSGRNSGFMIDVPHNLSSSEYSSGSVDATQMEMAQNRSAIAFAAQAADEYEMPRETFDPSGKINAAATARGMKLNMAFGQSLKGAGEKHVFLDAREMRDITGSDYYLSGLYTPGAVLIQPADYIRSFAAGLSESVDVYERSPVTGLKREGGTWTAISLRGTVTAPRVIVAVNGHIEDFGHFGGRLMHIFAYASMTAPFDADGVGKEKSGRDKWALLPADAMGATVRKLTTGGQSRIVIRTKYTYDTTVSVSERRMAKMASEHRRSFDARFPGLAEVPFEYSWAGRLCLSRNHVPAFGEIDEGLYSACCENGLGTVKSTLAGMMAADLATGTTSRELEEYMDHAQPSRLPPEPFAWLGINSVIRLQELRAGREG